In Spinacia oleracea cultivar Varoflay chromosome 5, BTI_SOV_V1, whole genome shotgun sequence, a single window of DNA contains:
- the LOC110776730 gene encoding uncharacterized protein — protein MGNNVIWTVILVFLLVADASDAAFLRNFRNLAASPPNEDPKKPGSPIPSPVLPGKQPSLVGEEEKGKEKKQIGPPPATKAGKDSSNDKQVTSTTHTPPLTPPLDSKELSNTKEAVKEKEKGEEKKEEEKEKGEEKKEEEKEKAEEKGEEKEEQKDKEKEKGVSKPVVPVGSDENCDGVERRCQDLKSMSACIKSFDYDSKDLVLLIHNKGDSGLKVDVTAVSSGSKQKVIDVLKHQSKQVKMSVGDAGIDEITLNAGNGQCMLHLGVPASQGNFFRSIPSYSKFVTPIYGAYLMLVITLIAGGVFACCCWFRKRKGQRDTLYQELEMSMPESAVAAETAEGWDEVWDDEWDEENAVRSPGGHRISANGLTSRNAKKDDWEDWDD, from the exons ATGGGCAACAATGTGATTTGGACTGTAATTCTAGTGTTTCTGCTCGTTGCCGATGCTTCAGATGCTGCCTTCTTGAGGAATTTCCGGAACTTAGCCGCCTCTCCCCCAAATGAAGATCCCAAAAAACCG GGTTCTCCGATTCCAAGTCCTGTTTTGCCCGGGAAGCAACCAAGCTTAGTTGGTGAAGAAGAGAAGGGTAAAGAGAAGAAGCAGATTGGGCCTCCTCCAGCTACTAAAGCTGGAAAAGACAGCTCCAATGATAAGCAGGTGACGAGCACTACACATACCCCACCTTTGACTCCACCACTTGATTCTAAAGAACTTAGTAATACTAAGGAAGCCGTGAAGGAGAAAGAGAAAGGGGAAGAGAAAAAGGAGGAGGAGAAAGAGAAAGGGGAAGAGAAAAAGGAGGAGGAGAAAGAGAAAGCAGAAGAGAAAGGGGAAGAGAAGGAGGAACAGAAagataaagaaaaagagaaaggggTGAGCAAACCCGTTGTACCTGTTGGAAGCGATGAGAATTGTGATGGGGTAGAGAGAAGATGCCAGGACTTGAAGTCGATGTCTGCCTGCATCAAGAGTTTTGACTACG ATTCCAAGGATTTGGTCCTCCTTATCCACAACAAAGGGGATAGTGGCTTGAAAGTGGATGTTACTGCAGTGTCTTCTGGGAGTAAGCAGAAGGTGATTGATGTCCTGAAGCATCAGAGTAAACAG GTTAAAATGTCAGTTGGTGATGCTGGAATTGATGAGATCACTCTAAATGCCGGTAATGGACAATGTATGCTGCATCTAGGCGTTCCTGCATCACAGGGGAATTTCTTCAGATCAATACCATCATATTCCAAGTTTGTGACTCCCATATACGGAGCCTACTTGATGCTAGTGATAACCTTAATAGCTGGAGGGGTGTTCGCTTGTTGCTGCTGGTTCAGGAAAAGGAAAGGACAGCGTGATACCCTATACCAGGAACTAGAAATGAGTATGCCAGAATCAGCTGTTGCTGCAGAAACAGCAGAAGGATGGGATGAGGTTTGGGATGATGAATGGGATGAAGAGAATGCTGTTAGATCACCTGGAGGCCATAGAATTTCTGCAAATGGTTTGACATCACGAAACGCAAAAAAGGATGACTGGGAAGATTGGGATGATTAG
- the LOC110776731 gene encoding probable LRR receptor-like serine/threonine-protein kinase IRK has translation MVVQNLLFFLLLLIIPSVVLCLDTLNDDVLGLIVFKAGLNDPQSKLVSWNESDDSPCKWDGVQCDPITNRVTQLNLDGFSLSGQISRGLLRLQSLQIISLSNNNLSGSVNPEFAHLWSLQSIDLSGNNLSGSIPSELFEQCGSLKSVSFANNGLSGALPDSLSSCMTLQSVNLSSNRISGGLPEKIWSLNGLQTLDLSNNLLEGQIPQGFGEMYSLRVISLGGNAFSGLLPEDIGSCSQMQSVNFGQNSFSGVIPESLQKLNICKTVSLNGNLLSGEVPDWIGHMQSLESLDLSANRFFGRIPFTLGNIGALKELNLSSNEITGGLPQSLMNCDKLLALDVSKNLLKGKMPNWIFGLGLQKFLLSGNKFKGTIEFPPLRTNAVSYQSLQVLDLSSNELSGVIPTEIKAFRGLQFLNLSGNLLVGSIPKSVGDLNVIQVVDLSYNMLNGSIPLEVGGAVALRELRLEGNRLTGHIPSQIEKCSSLTALNLSENNLTGPIPPTVAKLTNLEIADLSHNNLTGNLPKELTDLSHLAVFNISNNNLEGELPAGGFFDSIPLTSVYGNPSLCGSVVNQSCPAVHPKPIVLNPNPSTDSEDDSFPPNARHKRLMLSVSALIAIGAAAFIFLGVVVISLLNFHVRNSSHQLAVPLEFSGKDEFSGSPMSDSQYGKLVMFSGEADFGTGAHALLNKESELGRGGFGVVYHTVLGDGRSVAIKKLSISSLIKSQEEFEREVKKLGKVRHNNLVALEGYYWTSSLQLLINEYVPGGSLFKHLHEDPSRTASLSWHQRFNIVVEVAKGLAHLHKMKIIHYNLKSSNILIDNSDEAKVGDFGLARLLPMVDRYILSSKIQSALGYMAPEFAYKTVKITEKCDVYGFGILVLEIVTGRKPVEYMEDDVVVLAEMVRGALEEGKAEECIDQRLDGNFVVEEVIPVIKLGLICASQVPSNRPDMAEVINILELIQCPSEGRDEEIEQV, from the exons ATGGTTGTGCAAAATTTGctgttttttcttcttctgcTAATAATACCCTCTGTTGTGCTGTGTTTGGATACTTTGAATGATGATGTTCTTGGGTTAATTGTGTTTAAGGCAGGTCTTAATGACCCACAATCAAAATTAGTGTCTTGGAATGAGAGTGATGACAGTCCTTGTAAATGGGATGGAGTTCAATGTGATCCAATAACTAACAGGGTCACTCAGCTTAATCTTGATGGGTTTTCGCTCTCCGGTCAGATTAGCCGAGGTCTGTTGCGACTGCAATCTCTGCAAATAATCTCTCTTTCTAACAATAATCTTTCTGGGAGTGTAAATCCTGAGTTTGCTCATCTTTGGAGCTTGCAATCCATTGATTTGAGTGGGAATAATCTATCTGGGTCTATTCCTAGTGAGCTTTTTGAACAATGTGGGTCTTTAAAGTCTGTTTCTTTTGCTAATAATGGGTTGTCTGGTGCATTACCAGATTCTTTGAGTTCCTGTATGACATTACAGTCTGTTAACTTGTCATCGAATCGAATTTCGGGTGGTCTGCCTGAAAAGATTTGGTCTTTGAATGGGTTGCAGACTCTTGATTTGTCAAATAATCTGTTGGAAGGTCAGATTCCTCAAGGGTTTGGGGAAATGTACAGTTTGAGGGTGATTAGTCTAGGGGGAAATGCATTTTCTGGGCTGTTACCAGAAGATATAGGGAGCTGTTCACAAATGCAGTCAGTTAATTTTGGTCAAAACTCATTTTCTGGGGTGATTCCAGAATCATTACAGAAGCTTAATATATGCAAAACAGTAAGTTTGAATGGGAATTTACTGAGTGGGGAAGTTCCTGATTGGATTGGGCATATGCAGAGCCTTGAAAGTTTGGATCTTTCGGCAAATCGATTCTTTGGAAGAATCCCTTTTACTTTAGGGAACATTGGGGCATTGAAGGAATTGAATTTATCCTCCAATGAAATCACAGGTGGATTACCTCAATCTCTGATGAACTGTGATAAACTTCTGGCTCTTGATGTTAGCAAGAACTTGTTAAAAGGGAAAATGCCAAACTGGATTTTTGGGTTGGGATTACAGAAGTTCTTACTGTCTGGGAATAAATTCAAAGGAACTATTGAGTTTCCACCTCTAAGAACAAATGCAGTTTCTTATCAGAGTCTTCAGGTTCTGGACTTATCTTCGAATGAGTTATCTGGTGTGATTCCCACTGAGATCAAGGCTTTCAGAGGCTTGCAGTTCTTGAATTTGTCTGGTAATTTGTTGGTAGGTTCAATTCCCAAAAGTGTGGGTGATTTGAATGTGATACAAGTTGTTGATTTGAGTTACAATATGCTAAATGGAAGCATCCCTTTGGAAGTCGGAGGTGCAGTCGCACTTAGAGAGCTAAGGCTCGAAGGAAATCGATTAACCGGCCATATCCCTTCTCAAATCGAAAAATGCTCATCCTTAACAGCATT AAATCTGTCAGAGAACAACCTTACAGGTCCGATACCTCCTACGGTAGCGAAATTGACTAACCTTGAGATTGCTGATTTGTCTCATAACAATCTGACTGGCAATTTACCAAAGGAATTAACTGATCTTTCGCACTTGGCTGTCTTCAACATCTCGAACAACAACCTTGAAGGAGAACTTCCCGCAGGTGGCTTCTTTGATAGTATCCCTCTCACATCAGTGTATGGAAATCCATCCCTATGTGGATCAGTTGTGAATCAGTCTTGCCCTGCAGTCCATCCTAAGCCCATTGTCCTCAACCCAAACCCATCAACTGATTCTGAAGATGATTCTTTTCCACCTAATGCCCGTCACAAAAGGCTTATGCTCAGTGTCTCTGCTCTAATTGCTATTGGTGCTGCTGCATTCATCTTCCTTGGTGTGGTTGTCATCTCTCTTCTCAACTTCCATGTCCGGAATTCTTCTCATCAGTTAGCTGTTCCCTTGGAATTCTCCGGCAAGGATGAGTTCAGTGGTTCACCAATGAGTGATTCCCAATATGGAAAACTTGTCATGTTTTCAGGTGAAGCTGATTTTGGAACGGGGGCTCATGCTCTCCTCAACAAGGAATCTGAGCTGGGTCGTGGAGGGTTTGGAGTGGTTTATCATACGGTTCTAGGAGATGGGCGTTCAGTTGCAATCAAGAAGCTCAGCATCTCAAGCTTAATCAAGTCTCAAGAAGAGTTTGAGAGGGAGGTCAAGAAACTCGGAAAAGTGAGGCACAATAATCTTGTGGCACTAGAAGGGTATTACTGGACTTCATCATTGCAACTCCTGATCAACGAGTATGTTCCAGGTGGGAGTTTGTTCAAGCACCTCCATGAAGATCCAAGCAGAACAGCATCTCTCTCGTGGCACCAGAGGTTCAATATAGTTGTTGAGGTGGCAAAGGGTTTAGCCCATTTGCATAAAATGAAGATAATTCACTATAACCTTAAATCCTCGAATATTCTGATTGATAACTCCGATGAAGCAAAGGTTGGAGACTTTGGTTTGGCAAGGTTGTTGCCTATGGTAGACCGTTATATTTTGAGTAGCAAGATTCAGAGTGCACTTGGGTACATGGCACCTGAATTTGCCTACAAAACTGTAAAGATAACAGAGAAATGTGATGTCTATGGTTTTGGCATCTTAGTCCTTGAAATTGTAACTGGAAGGAAGCCAGTAGAATACATGGAAGATGATGTTGTTGTACTTGCTGAAATGGTTAGAGGAGCACTCGAGGAAGGGAAAGCAGAGGAATGTATCGATCAAAGACTTGATGGGAATTTTGTCGTAGAGGAAGTTATCCCGGTTATAAAGCTTGGTTTGATATGCGCGTCTCAAGTTCCATCAAATCGTCCAGACATGGCAGAAGTTATTAATATTTTGGAGCTCATTCAATGCCCTTCTGAAGGACGAGATGAGGAGATCGAACAGGTTTAG